GAAGTGTGGCAATTAGGCGCACGGGCTGGTGCGTTTGCAACCGTTGATAGACGCGCAGCAACTTCAGCTCTTCCTCAAGCGAAAGCCCGTAGCCGGTTTTGGCCTCGACCGTGGTAATGCCCAGCAGGGCCATTTCCTGCAAAAAGCGCAGGCAGCGACGGTAGAGATCGTCTTCCGAAGCTGCTCGCGTCTGTTGTACCGTGCGCCGGATGCCGCCACCCTGCCGGGCAATCTCCAGGTAAGAGACGCCCTGACAGCGCATCCGGAACTCGTCGGCCCGCCACCCTCCGAAGGCCAGGTGGGTGTGGCAGTCGATCAGGCCAGGAGCCACCAGACACCCACCGGCATCGAAGCGTTCCGCTGCCCGAAAGCGAGCCGGTAACGCAGCTTCGGGACCCACCCACACGATGGTGTCGCCTTCCCAGACCAGCGCAGCCCGCTCAATGGCGTGCAATGCAGCCTGGCCCCCTTCGGCCCGGCACGTCAGGAGCTGGCGAATGTTCGTCAATACGGGCATCAGTGTAACGGCTGGAGTTCACGGGCGACCAGGTCCGGGAGCTCCCGACTCCGGATCATTGCCAGGCAGCGGGCAATGTCCTCCTGATAGAAGTGGTCGGCTTCCCGATGGGGTACCTGTTTTCGAACGTACCGGTGGACGATTTCCACGCCTCGGCCAGGCCGCAGTGGAAGCCGGTAGTCGAGCGCCTGCGCAGCCGTGAACAGCTCAATGGCCAGCACGTGCTCGACATTCTCCAGCACGTTGAGCAGCTTGAGGGCGCTGATGCTGCCCATGCTCACGTGATCTTCCTGACCCAGGCTGGTCGGGATGGAATCGACCGAGGCTGGGTGGCAGAGCACCTTGTTTTCGGAAACCAGCGCGGCGGCTGTGTACTGCGGAATCATGAAGCCCGAATTGATGCCCGTGTCTTTCATCAGCAGGCGTGGCAGGCCGTCGTGCCCTTCCAGGAGCAGGTAAATGCGGCGCTCCGAAATGCTGGCCAGTTCGGCCAGGGCCATGGCGGCCAGATCGAGCGCCAGGGCCAGCGGCTGGCCGTGAAAGTTGCCTCCGCTCAGAATGTCGCCGTTTTCAAAGACAAGCGGATTGTCGGTGGCTGCGTTGATTTCGATTTCCACGACGCGTCGGGCATAGTCCAGCGCGTCCCGGCTGGCGCCGTGCACCTGGGGCACGCAGCGCAGGCAGTAGGGATCCTGCACCTTGCCACAGTGCCGGTGCGATTCGAGAATTTCGCTATCGACCAGCAGGATGCGGACGTTTTCGGCCACGCGGATCTGCCCGGGATGAGGACGCACAGCCTGGATGCGGGGGTCAAACGGCTTGATGCTGCCCTGCAGGGCCTCCAGGCTCATAGCGGCCAGGATGTCGGCCACTTTCACCAGGTTCAGGGCTTTTTCGAGCACGTAGGCCCCGCAGGCGCTCATAAGCTGGGTGCCGTTGATGAGCGAAAGGCCGTCTTTGGGTTGCAGCCGGATGGGGGACAGGCCGGCCTCAGCCAGCACCTCAGCAGCCGGACGCACCGCGGTGCCCTCTCTGTTCCAGAAGTAGCCATGCCCGATCAGCGGCAGGGCCAGATGGGCCAGGGGGGCCAGAT
The genomic region above belongs to Rhodothermus profundi and contains:
- the hutH gene encoding histidine ammonia-lyase, which encodes MEPVTPALTCSVRIASLYDDLERRLQELRQDASAVAAARARVEAALQSGGVYYGINTGFGALARTRIPADRLAQLQENLLISHAVGAGPWLPRELCRLMLLLKIHALGLGYSGISLSTFERLLDFAERDLIPAVPSRGSVGASGDLAPLAHLALPLIGHGYFWNREGTAVRPAAEVLAEAGLSPIRLQPKDGLSLINGTQLMSACGAYVLEKALNLVKVADILAAMSLEALQGSIKPFDPRIQAVRPHPGQIRVAENVRILLVDSEILESHRHCGKVQDPYCLRCVPQVHGASRDALDYARRVVEIEINAATDNPLVFENGDILSGGNFHGQPLALALDLAAMALAELASISERRIYLLLEGHDGLPRLLMKDTGINSGFMIPQYTAAALVSENKVLCHPASVDSIPTSLGQEDHVSMGSISALKLLNVLENVEHVLAIELFTAAQALDYRLPLRPGRGVEIVHRYVRKQVPHREADHFYQEDIARCLAMIRSRELPDLVARELQPLH